The Methanobrevibacter sp. genome includes the window AAATCAATTGGTGATGCTCCATCAAATCATCCCAATTTTCTTCCACATACTTTTCAAGCAAACCAGAAGCCCATGACCCCTTATTGTTCATGTCAAAAATAATCTGGGTTAGATTATATAAGGAGATGAAGTTGGTCAAAGTTCCGTTGATCTTATAACCGTCTCCTGATGACTTGATAAGCAATTCATAGGTATTGTTGTAATAGTTTAAATACTCGACTGAACCGCCTATATCATAACCCTGATTATATAACTGAACAAGCAAATCATAAGCACTGGAGAATACATCCAAATAAGAAGCGCCAATCTCAGCCTTACCCGGAGGATAATTATAAAGCATCACAGCAACTTTTTTATCGGAATTATTTAAATCATGCAAATCGGCCCATTTACAATTCAGTTGGACCATCTTGTCTACACTGTCTTGGATAACATGAGATTTTCCGTAACTATCCACCCAAGATAGAGCAACTTGACCGAACACCCCTTCGAAACTTGGATATGTAACCATGTAAGTCCATTCAACCTGAGGACCCAATTCACTATTATAACTGTATTCGGAAATTTCAACGATTCCTTTCAATACATGCAAATCAATGTCAGTTAAATCAGGCTCTGCAGTACCATTGGCATAATCCAATGACCAACTGCACAAGGAGTTGACAGCAGAGATTCCAACGGTTGAAATTGAATTGATCTTATTCAAGATTGAAGACATTGGAGGCTGAGTTCCAGTTTTAAATACATTAAATGCTGGTCTTCCATTAGCTTCATAACCTCTAATTAATGCATCAGTTACCTCTTCTCCACCATAGTAAGAAGCTATAGCTATGAATGATTTATCTGGATTGAATCTTTCGATATAATCCTTTTCGAATTTTTTGAACAATGATGTAGGGTCCAATATTTCGGATAACCACACAACATAATTTTCAGTCATCCAATTCAGGCTACCGTCTGAACTGTGAGTATAACCAGGATTCTCTTGAATCCACTGGTTGATTAAATATCCTTCAGGAACTAAGGTATACATGCCCAAATCGGGATGATAAAATCCGCATTCTGGAGACATTAACGGAGCATTATTTTCATCTAGTGTCGGATTACTATATTTAGATGGATTAATTAAGTAAAACACATAATCTAAATAATTTCTCATATTGCTTTGCAAGATATATGACTCTTCAATGTCACGAGCTTGGAAATATGAACCGATATAAGTATTTTCGATAGTATCAAAGGTGTTGTTAGCTGGAGAAGCACCTACAACATGCAAACCAGTGTTATTTAAAATTTGCTGTGAATAAACACTGAATGTATATGCCACGTTATAATTTGCATTTGCCGGAGATTTCGCCAGAAGCTGCTTTAGATACTGACCAGTGAGAACACTGTATGCCGATTCTGAAAACATGTCAATATGCATATAATTAGCATATTCAACTAGCCATGCGCGGGATTTATCAAAATCGGTAGTACTGATATATGCAACTCTCCTGGACATGTTCATCAACACGTCAACCTTCTCATTGTGAGAGTTATAGTCCACAAGCAGCAATATGTCCGGAATAAAGGTTACTCCATTAATATCAACTGTGCCGCTATTTTTGGTGAAGTCTACAGCATCAAGCCTGATTGGTTCATAAGTTGAATAGCTAACTTCCAAATAATACTTATCAGAGCCCAAATTTTTAATTGCGGCATTACCGTTTGAGTCTGTGGTGTATGTTGAAATCAGCTTATTTTTTGAATCAAAAACTTTTACTGTAGCTCCGGCCAGATTAAAACCGTCTTCATCCCAAGTTTTGACTGTTCCATTGTAAGAATCCCTGACATTAATATTGATAGCATTGTTATTTGCTGTTAATACTTGATTATCCTGTGCTGTATCTTGAGCTTTGAGAACCTTACCGCACGTTATCGTGCTAATATCTGAATTATCCGTTATATCAGATATTGTCTCATCATCAACTGCAAATGTACAACTTACAGACAATAGAAGCAATAAAGAAATAATTAATGTAAATATAATCCGTTTATCAAACATTTTCGTATTTTCACCTCCTTTAAGCCAATTAAATGAAATAATAATAGCAATAAATAATTTACTATAAGTTTAAATTTAATTTGAAAACATATAAAATTTACTAAACTTAATTAAAATTATGATATCGTCAATTAAATTATACACATAAAAGATACATTTAAATAGTAAATAAAATAAATAAAGTGTGCTATTATATTAGAGGTGATAATATGCGCAAAAGCACTATTGGTATAGTAATTTTATCCATAATATTTGCGGGAATGATAATCCCTATGGGATTTTCAGGGCAAGCTAGTGACTCCGTGGTAATTACCTACGGTGAAACCACATATGCAAACTCAGATTATAAAAATGATGTTGACACATTCTTTAAAAATCAAGCCAACATCGATTTGGGAAATGCAAACTCAAAAGTAATAACAGCTAGTGAAGTTAATAAAATTGCAAAAAACATAACTGGAAAAACTTACGGGTCAAACCAAATATTTTCATCTGCACTCGTTGATTTAAACGACAACGAAGATCTCAAAGTAAGTGTTGACAAATCAAAAATCACAACCATTACTGGAGACATGTACATTTCAGCATTGAAATCCGTTGGAATCACAAGCGGACATGTTTATGTAACCAGTCCTGTAACAGCAACCGGTGAATCTGCTTTGACTGGAGTTATGAACTGTTATGAAGAGGCAACTAACGTTGAAATTCCGGAGGATATAAAAGAGGCAGCAAATGACGAAATTTTCACAGAAGCTGAAATTGTTGAAAACTCAAATGTCAGCGCTGATGAATTGTCTGACTTGGTTGACGATGTAAAAGAAAAAGTTAAGGAAGACAATATCACAGATCACCAAACAATTGTAAACATAATCAACAATTACACTATCATCAACAACATCAACATTACAGATAGTGATATCGAAAACCTTGCAAATACAATTGAAAAACTACAGAATTTACAAAGCGACATTGACGATTACGAATCACAAGTATCAGATGTTTTAAATTAACACAAAGCGGTGATTCGGGATTATTTGACGGACTATTCAATTAGGGATAGTCCCTATCTTATTTTTTAAAACATATACTATTCAGTTTTCATCATTTTTCACAAAAGTTAATTAATGCAGGCTTAAAAAATATTAGTAACAATTTTTAACGATAATATGAAATGGAAAATAGACAATGTTAAAATAGACAATCAGGTCGTCTTGGCCCCTATGGCGGGTATTTGCGACTCTGCCTATAGAAGGATTGCCAAATCCATGGGATGCGGCCTTATCGAAACTGAAATGGTTTCGGCCAAATCAATCGTATATGAAAACAACAAAGCCAAAGAAATGCTGTATATGACTGAAGAAGAGAGGCCCATTTCACAGCAGATATTTGGAGCGGATGCTGAATCCTTTAAAATTGCATCAGAATACATCTCCGAAAACATGAAACCCGACATCATTGACATCAATATGGGATGTCCTGTTACAAAAGTGGCAGTGAAAAGTAAATCCGGAAGTGCACTTTTAAAAAACCCTGAAAAAATAGAAAGCATTGTGCAAACTGTTGTGGACAGCGTTCCCGAGCCGGTTACGGTTAAAATAAGAAGCGGCTGGGAGAGAAAAAATATCAATGCAGTTGAAGTTGCAGGAATTGTTGAGGATGCTGGTGCATCTGCCATTACAATTCACCCGAGAACTAGAGAAGACAGGTATGATGTTCCTGCCGACTGGTCACTAATTCGTGAAGTGAAGGAGAACGTTTCAATACCAGTAATTGGTAATGGAGATATCTGGACATGCTATGATGCAAAAAGAATGATTGATGAAACCGGATGTGATGCAATCATGCTTGGAAGGGCAGTTAGGGGAAACCCATGGCTCATTAAGCAGTGCATTGATTATCTGGACAATGGAATCGAACCCCAAAAGGTAACAATCGAGGAAAAAATAGCCATGATAAAAAAGCACATGGAACTTCTCAGTGAAATAAAAACTGAAAAAATTGCATTGCATAAAATGAAGACTCAAACTGCCTACTATCTAAAAAATTCATATAGAAGCGTTGAGATAAAGCCGAAACTGTTTAAAATCAATACTAAAGAAGAGCTGTTTGATTTGCTTGATGAATATAGAAAATCAATAGCCCGTTAGTTCAACTCTTTTTTATGGCCCAAATGGATGCCGATATGACCAATTCCCAAAATGATTGTTGAAATAATCAAAAATACATTTTTCCCATAAATCCCCAAACATAAGAATGCTAAAACAGGCAGAGTTGCACCTGCAACTGGAATGCCTATGAAACTGGAATACATGTCATCCATTGTCTTAGAGCTTTTGAAATACTCAATCCAATAGAATTCATACAGAATCATGAATATAAATGCCAAAACCAATATCAACACCGAAAATTCAGATCTAATGTTGAAATCTGTGAAAATTAATGAAAAGCAGACTACCAATACCTGACCCGCTCTCTCAAAAATAGATAAAATCCTATTCTCATTTTCAACATATTTCTCATAGTCCTTTGGTTTGTTTTTTGACCAGACAATGTTTGGAGCAAAAAGCATTATCAGAAACACTAACCCAACATATGAAAATCCAAAATCCATAATTAAAATTAAAACTTTAATAAATATAAAGATTTAAAAATGAAAAATTAAAATAGTGATAAATAATTAATATTTTCCATCTTAAGAGTAACACTCAAGAATTTGGTGGGTTGTCTATTAAAAATCTGTTAAGACTACCATTATTTCCGACAAAAGTGTGGATTTGAATGTTATCTTGTATAACAAGCGGTGAAAATATCGATTCGAATGATTGCACTTGAATATGGCAATTGTCTCAGATGCATCGATGATATATGTATAATATATAGACCAACATAAAGTATATGAAAAGGAGGAATTTAAAATATGGAAAAAAAAGAAGAAAATTACAAGATTGAAAATTAGGTAGGAGTTCCCATCGACTATTCTGACGAAAACAACTGGGTTCCTCTGCCTGAAAATGCCGACAAGGCCGTAGACACCCTTTTCATTTACCCAACCCTCTATGTCAACCCAGAACCTGACGCTCCGGCAATCGTTCCGGTTGAGGATCCTATGCTCCGTGAGACTGTGAGCAACCATTATTCTCAAGCCCCGATGGTTTTTGAGGAAATGACAAATGTGTATGAACCTTTTTACCGCCAAAGTAATCTATGCGCTCTTAATGGAAAGAATCCTGAAGAGCTCATGGCTTTCCAGCTTCGCGAACAGAGGACAGATGTCTATGCCGCACTGGACTACTTCTTTGAGCATTATAATAAGAACCGTCCATTCATTATTGCCGGACACTCTCAGGGTTCTTTGATGCTGAAGATTGCGCTGTGCGACTATTTCAAGGAACACACAGATTATCTCGAGCGCATGGTGGCCGCCTATATAATCGGATTTTCCATCACAACCGATGATTTAATGATAAACCCTGCCTTGAAGTTTGCCGAAGGTGAAGACGACACCGGCGTAATCGTATCATGGAATACCGAGGGCCCTGGCAATAAGAATGAGGAAAATGCTGTGGTTCTTGAAAACGCAATTTCCATAAATCCCCTCAACTGGAAAAGGGACGACACATATGCGCCCGCATCTGAAAACTTGGGTGACCGCATTCCAGTCATGAATCCCGGAACCTTACTGGCAGTGGACTTCAATGTACACAAGCCCGGCCTTGCGGATGCACAGCTCGACCTTGAAAGAAGCACAGTAGTCTGCACTGCCCTGGAAGATGAATATGTCAAGCCTATAGTGCCTGAAATGGGAGATATCTTCGGACGTGCAAGCCTTCACCTTGTTGACTACACTGCCTACTGGGACAATATCCGCGAAAATGTCAAAACAAGGATTGAAGCATTCTTGAACAAGTAATCACGAAACATGCGGCAATGTCTGAGTTGCCGTGTGGTCATTTTTTTTAAACGTTAACCAACACTTTTTTTATGCTGAGATGTTACGTCTATTTCAACTAGTTGAAAATCAGCATTATCACTAGAAATCCTACACTTGCAGTTAAGACCAATTCTGTTGCAATTATTCCAATGAATAATATGAAATGCAGAATACTAAATGTGAAAAATATGCAAAACAAGAAAAATAATTAATATTCATGGCCTGTTAAGAGTAACCCACCTTCTGTTTAACAGCATTCATCTTAGCGTGCTACCTTGCCTCATACAGATTGTCATCGGCACCTTTGCTCTTGCATCCTATGGAATGGCCGTTTCACCGCTTCTTTTAATGTCCTCAATTAAATATCATCGTCTACCATTAAAAGCCGTGTCGTTTCTGCTCCAGAGTCATACTTCTCAGTATACGTTTTTCAACGCCATAGTTCTGTACTGATGGGCGGAGTTTCCTTAGTTTAAAATAAACCAGCAGCTGTCTTTAACTTGCCAAAAAATATTAATTAAAAGTAGCAGGGCCTAGATTTGAACTAGGGATCTCGGGGTTATGAGCCCCGCGGGATCACCAGACTACCCCACCCTGCTATACGACAAAAAATAGTTTACACTATAATATAATTATAATCAGGATAATATATAAATCTTTCTATAAAAAGAGTAAAAATCAAAGAAAATAAATTATTTATTTTCTAATGATTCAATTCTTTTATCTAATTCATCCAACTTGTCTTCAGTTGCCTTTTGGAATTCTTCAGATGATTTTCTAAATTCATTGAAACTTTTGTCTAAACTATCAACATTAGCTGAAGTTTCTGAAAATTTAGATTCTAGTTCTTCCAAATCATTTGTAGTGGCTAAAGACCAACTTTTAATCAATTCATCACTTTTCTCATCCAAAAATGCATCGATTTTATTGGAAAAAGCATCAGTATTAATAGAGGACATGTCAATGTCACTTAATTTAACTTTGATTCTTTTACTCACTGAATTAGAATCATCTTTTGGAGCATCTTTAGACAAATCATAACCGGAATTGTTGGATCTGCCTAGAATTTCGTTCATATGAGCATCAGCAGTAGTTGGCACATAGCCACGTAATTTATCCACAGTTCCAGGACTATTCAATAAATAATAATAAACTAAAACAACAATCGCTAAAATTAATATTAAAACAGCAACTGCTTCCATAGCATCCATTTTACCACCTATTTATTCATTTTTTTAAGTTTTGCTTCTTTTGCTTCAATTTCTTTAAGCATTTTCTCTAATTTTCTTTGTTCAGTTTCAGCTTCAAGTCTTGCTAATCTCTCATTAATCTCTGAGTGAAGATAACCAACATTGCTTCTTACTTCAGTAGTTGATTGTCTAATAGCTGAAAGACTATCCTGTTGCTCTTGTGGTAATGGAATAGGATTATCCATTAATCTTTTGGATTCAATGTCTTTTTCCACCATGGACATTTTCTTAAGCTCTATCTCTTTTTCAAGCATTAAAATTGAATTTTTAGATTGAGCGATTTTCCTCCATTGGAAAACAATGATAATTAATACAATAGCAACAATAACCAAAATGATTAAATAAAACATTTGGTCAGGTATTGTAGGAATTTCCATCTTCTAACCTCCAAATAATATATACAGTATAATAATTATAAAATATTATATAAACTTTATCTATTATATAATTAATTATTGACTTAGAAGGTAATATCACATGATGGAATCTTATATTAAAGCAGGAAAAATTGTTTCTGACATTCGCAGTGAAGCTTCAAAAATGATCAAGGATGGAGCTTTAGTTCTGGACCTGGTAAACTACGTGGAAAGCGAAATTTTAAAGACTGGTGCTGAAATTGCATTTCCATGCAATGTTTCAATTAATGAAATAGCTGCCCATTATACTTCTCCTGCAGGCGATGAAACCAAATTTAAAGCTGGAGATATGGTGAAATTAGATTTGGGAGCCATGGTTGACGGATATATTGCTGATTCAGCAGTTACAATAATAGCTGACGGAAATATCGATGAAAATTACAGCCAGGATGAAATTAACTTGCATGAAGAGATAGTAGAAGCATCAGCAGCAGGTCTTGAAGCGGCCATTGCAACAGTAAGGGCAGGCATCGAAGTCTCAAAAATAGGTGCTGCAGTCCATGAGGCCATCTCAGAATACAATCTCAATCCAATATTCAATTTAACTGGACATAGCTTAGAACAGAACAATTTACATGCCGGTATTTCGATACCAAATTATGACAATAACGACAATTACGTCTTGGAAGAAGGACAAGCGGTGGCCATTGAACCGTTTGCAACAAACGGAGAAGGAATCGTCAATGATGCTCCAGGCCATTACATATTCTCATATATGGCAAACAAGCCTTTCAGAATGAAAAGTACACAAAGGGTTTTGAAATATATCCAACAGAACAACAGGTATGTTCCATTTTCAGGACGATGGATTACTGATGAGTTTGGCGAGAGAAAAGGATCCATTGCACTAAAACAACTTTCACAGGCCATGGCCATCTATCCATACGCTCCGCTTCGCGAGAAAAAGAACTGTTTTGTAAGCCAAAAGGAGCATACGATAATCGTTGAAAAAGAAGGCTGTACAGTTACAACAATTTAATTTCGAAGAGGCTTTTTCTCTTCACACTATTTTTTTTGAAAAAAAAGAATCTGAAATATACTAAAGACGAGAATAAACTATTTTTAAAAAAAAAGAAAAAAGAAAGAAGATTTAGTATATAGCTGGGATTTTAACTCCCATTTTAGCTCTTCTTTCACGTTCTGCAGTGTTTTTATCTTTTTTACCTTTAGCTAATTTTTCAAGTAAAGGAAGACCTGGTTTTACTTCATCCATTGGTTTGGTTTCAATTAAACCAGCAGATACAGCGGCTTTAAATATGTTGTCACCATCATCAGTTCTGGTTAAAACAGTAGACCATCCATCAGGAGATCCAACAGAACCAGTTGATACGTCAGCCCATTCACAAACGTAATCTTGACAGATGTTACAACCTGCTTGTTCATATCCGTGAGTTTCTTTAATAGCTAAACCACTGTCTTCACCATCTTTGGTTAACCAGAATTTACCTTTACCGATGTCCATTTTAGTAGCGTCTTGTAAGCTGTCAAATCCTAATTTAGCAGTTGCAAAGGTATCAAGAGAAGCCATAGGGAAGTTTTCCATACAGTAGATACCGACGATTAATTTGATTTTTTCAGCGACAAATCTAGTGAATGGGTAAGCTTGTGCTTTCCTTAAACCTTGGGTTTGACATGGAGTTGCTACTACACCAACTTTTTCTAATCCGTATTGACGTGTTGCTTCTTTTAATGCGGATAAAGTTGGAGACATTGAATATTTTGTTCCAGCTGCTGCGATAACTTCATCAGCGGAAGTTACAACAGTAGGAATTGGTCTCCAATCATCATCAGGAGTTCCAGCTACTACTGCACCTTCAATAATTCCTTCATCGAGTGCGTAACAGAGCAATGCTGAAACAATTCCTCCGTCTTGTGATACATCTAGAATTTTTTTATCAGTAGATCTTGCAGATAATGCTTCTTTATAAGTACCTAATGGCATATCCATTCCTCCTATAATCCTGTTTCCTTTTTAATTCTGCCTTCAGGCAACCAAGATCTAGGACACATCATGTAGCAAGAACCACATTTGACACATCTGTCCCTGTCACATGCAGGTCTACCTTCAGCAAAGCCCATTGCCCTTGTAGGACAAGCAAGAGCACAAGTTCCACAACCAGTACATAATCCTTGGCGAACTACATTGGTTAATACATCACAGCCACAGCCTTTATCACATGCAGCCCAATCCATTGCTGGTTTTAAGTAATCTAAGTCGCCTTCGCATAATGCGACAACAGCTTTAGCGATTACTTCAGGTGCTACAGGACAACCAGGAAGTGCTAAATCTACTTTAATTAATGAACTAATTGGTAAGAAAGATTCGTGTTTAGGTTGTGCTTGTTGACCTCCACGTGCGAAGGTTGTGAAACAACCAGTTACAGCACAAGATCCAAATGCACAGATTAAACCAGATTTTTTCCTTGCTTCTAAGAGTTCGTGAACACTGTGTTCATCTTGTAAACATACAGATCCTTCAATTAAACATAAGTCCATTTCTGGCATTTCTTCAGCATAGGTACCGTGAATCCATTTATCAACTAAAGTTTGTCCGTATACAATATCAATCATATCAGTTAAAACAGTGGATAAAATGTCATAGTTTTCTGTTAAAGACATTGCATCCCCAGTACAACCACTTAAGTGTATGTAACCAATACGTGGTTTTGATGAAGCAGCTTTAGTTTCTTCTGCAGGAGCAGCTTCAACTTTTTCTTCTACAGGAGCAGCTTCAACTTTTTCTTCTACTTTTGGTGCTTCTTCAGAAGATCCTCCAAAAGCTTTTTTCAATTTATCAAACATTATTTTACCCCGATTTCTTTTAAAATAATATCAATAGCTTCAGGAATCGCCTTTTCTACAGGTTCTGTTAAACCCATATCCACATCCGGAGTTGGAATCTCTGCTGGTTTACAACCAACAATTACTACTTCACATTTTTGAGAAATCTCTTGTAGTGGATTCTCCACAGTCATTCCATGAGGATTGTCATATTTTCCCTTTTGCATAACATTTGGATCAAATACATCTACGGTTCCAGGCTCAGCATTAAATTCAACTACATCTAACACGATGAGTTTTTTCCAATCATACTCAGTGTATAAAGGGAAGAAATTAGTTGGAGCCGCAGTACCACCATCAATGAATTGAACACTTTCAGGTAAATCAATACCTTCAAATTTCTCTTTAATTTGTTTCAAAATCTCTTTATCGAATTCATTCTCCACATATGAAGTAACAACAGGATCATAATAGTCATTAGTGTCATTGAAATATTTTTGTAATATGTTAATCATGACTGGACCGAATCCATCATCCTTAAATAAAATATTTCCACAGCCAATAACAATAATGTCCGAATGATAAGGCATTAAATTCCTCCAAATTACTTAGATTCTCACCATTTCGTTTTTAAGAATGGATTTATCTTCATCGTCAACTACCATTACGTGAGTAGCACATGATAAACATGGGTCGTATGCTCTGATTACATGTGGACCAAACTCGTGATGGAATCCTTCAGTTGCAGGACCCATGGTTGGAATGTTCCAAGTAGTTGGTACAATTGCAGAGTAAAATTTAATTTTACCTTCAACAACTTTTGCCATGTGAGCATTGGTTCCTCTAGGACCTTCGATAATACCGAATCCGAGTTCACCAGTACCTCTTTTATCATAACTTACATTTGCAGGAGCAGCAGGATCAATTGCGTCTAAAGCTTCCATACATGCATCGTAGTTTTTCAACATTTCGTCAGCACGAGCTACATGTTGAGCAATGACACCTTTATCTTTAAATCCTTGGAATTTTTCCATTCTTGCTCTAGGACCAGTTTCGACATTTTCACCATTAATTAATGGAATTACAGAACATCCTCTTTTACCAACTTCAGGGTCATCATACCAAGCTTCAGGTAAAACTTCAGAAAATGCATCCATATCAAAGTCGTTTACACCATAAGTTGGGTGAACTGCCATTAATGGTTGATTTACTACACCTAATTCAGCAGGAATGCCTAACTTTTCAGCACTTTCAGCAACACAGTTTTTGATTAATTCAATGTGTTCTTCAAGTTTTGGTTTAAATGCAGTCATTCTTTCGATTAATCTTTCTTTAGTGAATGGAGTAATGTTTCTAGCCATTCCACCTACTCTTACATCAGATGGGTGGATACCTTCACCAGCACACATTTCTACAACATATTGTACTGTTTTTCTTACTTCACTGACACTGTCGACAGCAGCAGCGAATAAATTTTCTGGCACAAAGTCTGTTGCAACTAAGAAGTGGTGAATTGCTGCACTGTTAATGTTATGTGCTGCTAAAGTAGCTCTTCTTAACTGTTTAGCTGCTTCAGGAATTTCAATACCTAATGCCATGTCAATAGCTTCAGCGGATGCTAAAGTATGTGGAATTGGACATACTCCACAGATTCTTTGACATAAAACAGGTGCGGTTTCAGGAGCTTTGCTAAGAACCATCTTCTCTAAACCCCTTACAGGAGTTATACTAAAATACATACCTTTTGTAACTATCCCTTCATCGTCAACTTCCATGACAAGCTCGGCATGGCCCTCTTGACGAGTTGTAGGGGATATAACTACTCTATCTTTCAAATATGTCACCTCAATTATTAGCAATTAGAAACTAACATTAATTATATTTATACATTATTATTAATAAGTTATGCCACAAAAATATAATCGAAATATATATAAGAAATAAAAAACTAAATTTAAATATTATACATAGTAATATAATTTAAAGGAGGGAAAAAATTGGATAAAGCAAACATCATAATTTCTATAATTGTCGTGTTATGCGTTGCAGCAGCTGTAGCAGCATATGGAATAACAAATAGTGATAATCCAATATTCTCCGACTTATCAAGTATGTCTGGTGACAATGGCGATGGCGATGGACTTGGAAACAATACCACTTCCGGAGATGATGGAAGTGGAGACTCAAGTGGTACCGATGGATCTGGAAGCGGGTCCGGAACCGGAAGCGGTTCAGGCTCAGGCTCAGGAAGTGGATCCGGGTCAGGAGGCGGTTCAGGCTCAGGTGGATCTGGAACCGGTTCTAACACACACTTATCAACTTCCCAAGCACAAAGCATTGCAAACAGTGCTGTTGGAGAACCAGGATGTCATGCCGGAAGAGTATCATACTCTGGTGGATACTGGTATGCAAAAGTCTATGATTCAGATGGCAATGTTGTAAGTGGC containing:
- the frhB gene encoding coenzyme F420 hydrogenase subunit beta, which translates into the protein MPLGTYKEALSARSTDKKILDVSQDGGIVSALLCYALDEGIIEGAVVAGTPDDDWRPIPTVVTSADEVIAAAGTKYSMSPTLSALKEATRQYGLEKVGVVATPCQTQGLRKAQAYPFTRFVAEKIKLIVGIYCMENFPMASLDTFATAKLGFDSLQDATKMDIGKGKFWLTKDGEDSGLAIKETHGYEQAGCNICQDYVCEWADVSTGSVGSPDGWSTVLTRTDDGDNIFKAAVSAGLIETKPMDEVKPGLPLLEKLAKGKKDKNTAERERRAKMGVKIPAIY
- a CDS encoding DUF3089 domain-containing protein — its product is MPENADKAVDTLFIYPTLYVNPEPDAPAIVPVEDPMLRETVSNHYSQAPMVFEEMTNVYEPFYRQSNLCALNGKNPEELMAFQLREQRTDVYAALDYFFEHYNKNRPFIIAGHSQGSLMLKIALCDYFKEHTDYLERMVAAYIIGFSITTDDLMINPALKFAEGEDDTGVIVSWNTEGPGNKNEENAVVLENAISINPLNWKRDDTYAPASENLGDRIPVMNPGTLLAVDFNVHKPGLADAQLDLERSTVVCTALEDEYVKPIVPEMGDIFGRASLHLVDYTAYWDNIRENVKTRIEAFLNK
- the dusB gene encoding tRNA dihydrouridine synthase DusB, whose product is MKWKIDNVKIDNQVVLAPMAGICDSAYRRIAKSMGCGLIETEMVSAKSIVYENNKAKEMLYMTEEERPISQQIFGADAESFKIASEYISENMKPDIIDINMGCPVTKVAVKSKSGSALLKNPEKIESIVQTVVDSVPEPVTVKIRSGWERKNINAVEVAGIVEDAGASAITIHPRTREDRYDVPADWSLIREVKENVSIPVIGNGDIWTCYDAKRMIDETGCDAIMLGRAVRGNPWLIKQCIDYLDNGIEPQKVTIEEKIAMIKKHMELLSEIKTEKIALHKMKTQTAYYLKNSYRSVEIKPKLFKINTKEELFDLLDEYRKSIAR
- the frhG gene encoding coenzyme F420 hydrogenase subunit gamma, with the translated sequence MFDKLKKAFGGSSEEAPKVEEKVEAAPVEEKVEAAPAEETKAASSKPRIGYIHLSGCTGDAMSLTENYDILSTVLTDMIDIVYGQTLVDKWIHGTYAEEMPEMDLCLIEGSVCLQDEHSVHELLEARKKSGLICAFGSCAVTGCFTTFARGGQQAQPKHESFLPISSLIKVDLALPGCPVAPEVIAKAVVALCEGDLDYLKPAMDWAACDKGCGCDVLTNVVRQGLCTGCGTCALACPTRAMGFAEGRPACDRDRCVKCGSCYMMCPRSWLPEGRIKKETGL
- a CDS encoding endoglucanase, producing MDKANIIISIIVVLCVAAAVAAYGITNSDNPIFSDLSSMSGDNGDGDGLGNNTTSGDDGSGDSSGTDGSGSGSGTGSGSGSGSGSGSGSGGGSGSGGSGTGSNTHLSTSQAQSIANSAVGEPGCHAGRVSYSGGYWYAKVYDSDGNVVSGLRISDATGHVDEW
- the frhD gene encoding coenzyme F420-reducing hydrogenase, FrhD protein, giving the protein MPYHSDIIVIGCGNILFKDDGFGPVMINILQKYFNDTNDYYDPVVTSYVENEFDKEILKQIKEKFEGIDLPESVQFIDGGTAAPTNFFPLYTEYDWKKLIVLDVVEFNAEPGTVDVFDPNVMQKGKYDNPHGMTVENPLQEISQKCEVVIVGCKPAEIPTPDVDMGLTEPVEKAIPEAIDIILKEIGVK
- a CDS encoding DUF1002 domain-containing protein → MRKSTIGIVILSIIFAGMIIPMGFSGQASDSVVITYGETTYANSDYKNDVDTFFKNQANIDLGNANSKVITASEVNKIAKNITGKTYGSNQIFSSALVDLNDNEDLKVSVDKSKITTITGDMYISALKSVGITSGHVYVTSPVTATGESALTGVMNCYEEATNVEIPEDIKEAANDEIFTEAEIVENSNVSADELSDLVDDVKEKVKEDNITDHQTIVNIINNYTIINNINITDSDIENLANTIEKLQNLQSDIDDYESQVSDVLN
- the frhA gene encoding coenzyme F420 hydrogenase subunit alpha, with protein sequence MKDRVVISPTTRQEGHAELVMEVDDEGIVTKGMYFSITPVRGLEKMVLSKAPETAPVLCQRICGVCPIPHTLASAEAIDMALGIEIPEAAKQLRRATLAAHNINSAAIHHFLVATDFVPENLFAAAVDSVSEVRKTVQYVVEMCAGEGIHPSDVRVGGMARNITPFTKERLIERMTAFKPKLEEHIELIKNCVAESAEKLGIPAELGVVNQPLMAVHPTYGVNDFDMDAFSEVLPEAWYDDPEVGKRGCSVIPLINGENVETGPRARMEKFQGFKDKGVIAQHVARADEMLKNYDACMEALDAIDPAAPANVSYDKRGTGELGFGIIEGPRGTNAHMAKVVEGKIKFYSAIVPTTWNIPTMGPATEGFHHEFGPHVIRAYDPCLSCATHVMVVDDEDKSILKNEMVRI
- the map gene encoding type II methionyl aminopeptidase, whose translation is MMESYIKAGKIVSDIRSEASKMIKDGALVLDLVNYVESEILKTGAEIAFPCNVSINEIAAHYTSPAGDETKFKAGDMVKLDLGAMVDGYIADSAVTIIADGNIDENYSQDEINLHEEIVEASAAGLEAAIATVRAGIEVSKIGAAVHEAISEYNLNPIFNLTGHSLEQNNLHAGISIPNYDNNDNYVLEEGQAVAIEPFATNGEGIVNDAPGHYIFSYMANKPFRMKSTQRVLKYIQQNNRYVPFSGRWITDEFGERKGSIALKQLSQAMAIYPYAPLREKKNCFVSQKEHTIIVEKEGCTVTTI